DNA sequence from the Sulfurimonas sediminis genome:
CATGTAAAGGCCTCTTTTATGTCTGATTCCAAAAACTCTTTATACTGCATATAGTTTTTAAACTCTATGCCAAAGCTTTTTAACAGTCTTTTTGTATAGCTGTCCACGACCATTTCATCCCTGTAACAGGCATAGCAGAGAATGGCATCCGCACTCTCTTGTCCTATACCCAATTGCGACAAAAGCCACTCTCTTGTTACTTCTTTTTGAAACTGTTCAAAAGTGCCAAACTCTGCTTTGATATTATTTGCCAATGCTAAAAGTCTCGGTGCCTTTTGATTATAAAATCCACTCGGACGGATTTTTTCTTTTAATGTCTCTACATGTAAAGCGGCAAAGCTTTCCAGATCCAAAAATAATTCCAGATTTTTCAAAGACTTTTCTACATTTTTCCATGTCGTATTTTGCGTTAAAACAGCACCAATAACCACTTTAAAAGTTCCCGCATCCGGCCACCAGAGTTTCGGCGAATGCTGCAACAGATTTTTTGCTTCTAAAAATTCATATATCTGCAGAGAATTTGTATACATGTAAACCTTTTAAACCTTTGCACTAAGCTCTTTTTTTCGCTACCAAGGAAGCTGCACGAGTTTGTTCATAGTAGATAATATCAATGCACATAAAAGTTCATTCTCATACAAAAGATATTCCGGATTTTGAGGATAAAAAATTTTGTTCCATCTCTCTTTATCTTCTAACACTGCAAACTTCTTATAAAAGCAATCAAATCTTCTTTTTTTAATGGTTTTGAATAATAGTACCCTTGAAATATATCACATCCATACTCTTTAAGTTTATCAACCTGTTCTTTACTCTCTGTGCCTTCAGCCAAAATATCCATGGAAAAGTTTTTACCAATATTGATAATTGTTTTGACAAGATTCTTATCTTTGTTTGAATACAACAGTTCATCAACAAAAGCCTTATCAATCTTGAGTTCATTGATTGGAAGCTTTGTTAGAACACTTAATGATGAATACCCTGTACCAAAGTCATCTAAAGAAAGTAACATACCTTCTGCCCGTATCGATTTAAGTATCGGCAAGACATAATCCAGGTCTTCTATAGGTAAACGTTCCGTTACTTCTAAAGTAAGCAGTGATGTGTCAAACTGCACTTTATGAATCATCTCCAGAAGATTCTTGAGAAAATGATTTTCCATAAGTTGAACAATAGAAACATTAACAGAGAGTTGGAATGTTTTCCCAACTTCTGCATATATTTTTTTTATCTCCAAAAGTAAGCGATTTGTAATATAGTTGCCAAGTTCTAAAATCAATCCGGTTGCTTCGGCAACAGG
Encoded proteins:
- a CDS encoding 3-methyladenine DNA glycosylase, coding for MYTNSLQIYEFLEAKNLLQHSPKLWWPDAGTFKVVIGAVLTQNTTWKNVEKSLKNLELFLDLESFAALHVETLKEKIRPSGFYNQKAPRLLALANNIKAEFGTFEQFQKEVTREWLLSQLGIGQESADAILCYACYRDEMVVDSYTKRLLKSFGIEFKNYMQYKEFLESDIKEAFTCNDLNLIYARFHGMIVEYNKMTKL